From Clavelina lepadiformis chromosome 9, kaClaLepa1.1, whole genome shotgun sequence, the proteins below share one genomic window:
- the LOC143470968 gene encoding uncharacterized protein LOC143470968 isoform X2: MPVSSIASFLLLFSIFGLVASCRNSPAPSSNARSDLSDPPEKDEGLWMQLCRVNPFRDAEYDRIKSCVENQPLFADNMEIRNYTDQQIPQFQRKCEKDPNYNPSGKLISERSISPWKWVLNIDENRIPREILQAECLCHYCLDPRTGRENYNVDSSPINLEYYVQNNNGELVSEEIPIGCQCNYQSDNY; encoded by the exons ATGCCAGTCTCATCAATCGCATCCTTTTTGCTGCTATTTTCTATCTTTGGTTTGGTGGCGTCTTGTCGAAACTCTCCAGCTCCCAGTTCAAACGCAAGATCAGATCTTTCTGATCCTCCTGAGAAAGATGAGGGACTTTGGAT GCAACTCTGTCGCGTGAATCCGTTCAGAGACGCGGAGTACGACAGGATTAAGAGCTGCGTGGAAAACCAACCCCTATTTGCTGACAATATGGAGATTCGAAATTATACCGATCAGCAAATTCCACAATTTCAGAGAAAATGTGAAAAAGATCCCAACTACAACCCGAGCGGAAAGCTGATCAGCGAACGCAGCATTAGCCCATGGAAATGGGTGCTCAACATTGACGAAAACAG AATTCCTCGGGAAATTTTGCAGGCGGAATGTCTTTGCCATTATTGCCTCGACCCGCGGACAGGAAGAGAGAACTACAACGTAGACAGTAGTCCTATCAATCTTGAGTATTACGTTCAAAATAACAACGGTGAGCTGGTGTCAGAGGAGATTCCGATTGGATGCCAGTGTAATTACCAGAGTGACAACTACTGA
- the LOC143470970 gene encoding intraflagellar transport protein 27 homolog yields the protein MVVIPVKCIVVGDSAVGKTALIQSFLSDGTAFSKIYNMTLGTEVCNKIFSLDNDNSKSVDFFIFDNASHDVFKDVTEVHWEKLGMYIIVFDVTNKKSFTSCQKWLKSLKQYCEPDKTIPGVLIGNKADLEQRRKVTTEEARIFAATNSLTYFESSAKEHTGVNDTFRHLSEKAFTLHQDDPNLVQLLEH from the exons ATGGTTGTCATACCTGTGAAATGTATTGTTGTTG GAGATTCAGCAGTGGGTAAAACTGCTTTGATCCAGTCTTTTCTGAGTGATGGAACCGCTTTTTCAAAGATTTACAATATG acaCTTGGAACAGAAGTTTGCAACAAAATCTTTTCTTTGGATAACGACAACAGCAAATCCGTG GACTTTTTCATATTTGATAACGCCAGTCATGACGTTTTCAAAGACGTCACAGAAGTGCATTGGGAAAAGCTAGGAATGTATATCATCGTCTTTGATGTCACAAACAAGAAGTCTTTCACAAGTTGTCAAAAATGGTTGAAATCATTAAAGCAATATTGTGAACCCGATAAGACAATACCAG gTGTCTTGATCGGAAATAAAGCTGATCTTGAACAAAGGCGAAAAGTGACTACAGAAGAGGCTCGAATATTTGCTGCGACCAATTCCCTCACATATTTTGAAAGCTCTGCG AAGGAACACACCGGTGTCAATGACACGTTTCGGCACTTGAGCGAAAAAGCTTTCACCCTACACCAAGACGACCCCAACTTGGTTCAATTATTGGAGCACTAA
- the LOC143470968 gene encoding uncharacterized protein LOC143470968 isoform X1, producing MSCLQTTARAMSVTYKRLSDYDVVARQPVRVTDARSLRDGIFFYFVNYFRRQLCRVNPFRDAEYDRIKSCVENQPLFADNMEIRNYTDQQIPQFQRKCEKDPNYNPSGKLISERSISPWKWVLNIDENRIPREILQAECLCHYCLDPRTGRENYNVDSSPINLEYYVQNNNGELVSEEIPIGCQCNYQSDNY from the exons ATGTCATGTCTGCAGACTACCGCACGTGCAATGTCGGTAACCTATAAACGCCTGAGCGATTATGACGTGGTGGCAAGGCAACCAGTCAGAGTGACTGATGCTCGATCTTTACGTGACggaattttcttttattttgtcaattaTTTTCGCAGGCAACTCTGTCGCGTGAATCCGTTCAGAGACGCGGAGTACGACAGGATTAAGAGCTGCGTGGAAAACCAACCCCTATTTGCTGACAATATGGAGATTCGAAATTATACCGATCAGCAAATTCCACAATTTCAGAGAAAATGTGAAAAAGATCCCAACTACAACCCGAGCGGAAAGCTGATCAGCGAACGCAGCATTAGCCCATGGAAATGGGTGCTCAACATTGACGAAAACAG AATTCCTCGGGAAATTTTGCAGGCGGAATGTCTTTGCCATTATTGCCTCGACCCGCGGACAGGAAGAGAGAACTACAACGTAGACAGTAGTCCTATCAATCTTGAGTATTACGTTCAAAATAACAACGGTGAGCTGGTGTCAGAGGAGATTCCGATTGGATGCCAGTGTAATTACCAGAGTGACAACTACTGA